The genome window ATGAGTCAGTGAAAGCTTGTTTTCCTCTGCCTTCCCTGACACTTCCCACAGACCCACAGTGGATCTGATCGGAGCCATGGAGACCCAGAGTGAGCCATCGGAGCTGGAGTTGGACGACGTGGTGATCACAAATCCTCACATTGAAGCGATCCTCGAGAACGAGGACTGGATAGAAGATGCTTCGTAAGTGGTGACGTGGCGGCATAGTGACGACGATTTAAAGTTTTAGATGTTTGTGTTACTAGTGTGTTTGGGCCGTGCCATACAGCATATCCCAGCtaattctgtcatttttctgtCCAACAGTGGTTTGGTGTCTCACTGCATCGCTATCCTGAAGGTAATGGAAGAACCTACGTGGTCCTTGAATGTAGTTTTAGTTTCTTTGTCAGTATTTGACCATAAGGGTGCCTTTTGTTCTGCATTCAAGTttggtttcttcctcttttgtgGTTTGAGGCTGATTTTCTTACCAAGGTTTCTCTGAATGTTGTCcaaattaaaatagttttcagtTATTATTAAAAGCAGCACTGAGTGCTTTGCAGATTTGCGAGATATATTAACAGCAAATATTCACTGTGCTCAGTGTATCTCATTCTGTATCATAAAATATCAGTCTTCCATAAAAGATATTCATTGATTTGAATTGACTGACTCATATAAACAAAATGACTTCCAACACTCAGATCTGCCACACTTTGACTGAAAAGTTGGTAGCTATGACGATGGGTTCTGGGGCAAAGGTCAAAGCACCCGCCAGCCTGAGTGACATAATCACTGTGGCCAAACGCATCAGCCCGAGGTAACGCAAGCAAACAACTTTACATACATTGTAAAACGTTGTTGGACTCAGGGTGACCAGTTATGTCACTTTTCCTTCTCACAGGGTGGACGACGTGGTCCGATCCATGTACCCTCCACTGGATCCAATCCTCCTGGACGCCAGGTATTGACATGAAGAGCAACTGGGGAGGAGCAAACACAAGACTTGATTTATCCATGAATCATCTTTGAGGCAGAGCGATATGATAGATACTGGTTTTAGATGAGTCGTCACATCAAACAGGAAAATTTTATTAGAAATTTGCGTTTTTCATCATTAACTCAAATTGACTTAAAAGTTTATAAAGTGCTTCGGGTGCTGTGTTACTTCCTATTCAACTCAACAAACCCATTCTAAGT of Anabas testudineus chromosome 8, fAnaTes1.2, whole genome shotgun sequence contains these proteins:
- the tmem98 gene encoding transmembrane protein 98, whose product is METVVIVAIGVLATIFLASFVALVVVCRHRYCHPHDLLHHFNSKPTVDLIGAMETQSEPSELELDDVVITNPHIEAILENEDWIEDASGLVSHCIAILKICHTLTEKLVAMTMGSGAKVKAPASLSDIITVAKRISPRVDDVVRSMYPPLDPILLDARATALLLSVSHLVLVTRNACHMSGSMDWIEQSLHAAEDHMVVLHEAALASEPERSIPDAHTREQAI